ATGTTCTCAAGGCAGTCAAAATTAAAAAGGAGCATGCTAAAAATCTATCTAATGCAGATGAACATCAAAACGGACAGGCATTAACTACGTCTAAAGTGTTTAATAATTCCAATGCAAGCGATATTACAGACGAACTTAACAAGATAATTAGAGGAGAAGATTTATGAAAAAACAAGTTTTTATGATTTTGTTTGTAGCGTTGTTTTTTGCATCAATCGTATCGGCACAGACAATCGATTGGACTGCAGATAACATTACAATTAGAACAGAACGACAACTTAGAGACTTAGGGGAATATCTAAGTTCGGGAGTATCCTTTGGTGGTAGAACAATTACCTTAGGAAATGATATTACACTTACGAGCGCATGGGTGCCAATTGGCACTTCTGCACGCCCATTTAATAGGTTATTCGACGGTAACGGGCATTCCATCTCTAATTTGTCTATCTCTGGCACCTTTAGTGCAGCCGGTCTTTTTGGGCATGTTAGTGGAGGACAAATTAGAAATTTGGTTGTGAATGTTAGTGAAATAAGAGTCGATGACATTAATAACATAATGGCACAAACGGTGTCTGTTGGCGGATTAGCCGGCACATACAATTCAACAAGACCGGTAGAAAACGTCATAGTGAATATAAAAGACAGTATTCATTTTTCAAGAGCGGGAATTGCTTTTGTTGGTATTGGTGGGTTAGTAGGGATAGGAGATTCTTTAACAATTATTAATTCTTCTACAAATGGTAAAATTTCTTCTTCTGAGGCTATACCTATGACTACTTTGCCCAATACATACGTCGGCGGATTAATTGGAAGTAGTCGTAATATAAATATAAATAATTCTCACTCAACTGCTGATGTTTCTCTATCGACAGCAGCACTAGGGTTTTATGCTCACAGTAATGGAGCTGCTGGCGGATTGGTAGGACGCTTGCGACAGGGAAGCGCTACAATTGACAACTCTTGGGCTTCCGGAGACATAAGAGCGCCAATGAATATTGGCGGATTGGTAGGCGAAGTACTGAATAACAACGGAGTAATAAAAAATAGCTATGCTACCGGAAATGTAAGCGGAGGGCTGAGAGGTTTTGCTGGTGGATTGGTAGGAAGCAATGGAACGCGAAGTACCGAAAATACCGGCGTGAACATTGCGAATTCTTATGCGACGGGGACGGTAATAGTGGACTCATCGCATGTCGGTGGATTAGTAGGATTTAACCGTGGCGCTACAATATCTGGTTCACATGCAACCGGAACAGTGAGAGGAGCTCGCTCGATTGGTGGATTAGTGGGATACGCTAGTTCTGAAAGTGTGATAACCCTTTCTTATGCTACCGGAAATATAGTAGGAACTATCGGTATTGGTGGATTAGTTGGTAGTAATGAAGGAATTATAGAGCGTTCTTATGCTACGGGAAATGCGAATGGAAGATCAAATGTAGGCGGACTAGCAGGAACCTCTTCTGGAAAAATTGAAAATAGTTTTGCTACCGGAAATGCCACTGCTACTGGAATAACTACCGGTCCCGTTGTTAATCATGTGGACGGAGTTGTAGGTGGATTAGCAGGGTCAACATCAGCTGTTATTAATTCTTATTCTTTAGGAAGCGTAACAACAGAAAGAGGAGATTGGATTGGTAAATTATCAGGAAGTGGATCTAGTGTTTATACAGTCAGAAATTCTTACGCTTCACAACAAAGCGGCGGTAGAGGGTTTGTAGCAGGTGTGACTTCTCTTATTTGCCCAAATTCCGGTATAAGAACAGAAGCACAAATGAGACAACAAGGTACTTTCAATACTTGGGACTTTTCTTCAATTTGGGCGATTGACCCTAACATAAACAACGGTTTCCCGCATTTACGCGGTGTTGGAATCGGAGCAGGTAGCGGCGGTGGTGGTGGCGGCGAAACAGGCACAGCACCCGATTTAGCAGACGGAACTCACCAATGGGAACGCGATGTTGATTCTTTCGGCTCAAGCGTTAATTTTAATGTCGCCACAAGAAACGTATCGTTTACATTAAATCGCGTTGCAGATTTTCAACATCCGACAAATCCTGCTTTAAGTCGATGGAGTTGGGCGGGGATTACTTCTTATCCGTATGCAAATTGGAATAACTTTACAGGGATTGAAATTACCTATACATCAAACAGAGATTTATTGGTAGTTATTTGCGACCCGGAACTAACAGACTTGGGAGCAACTTTCAGAGCTGTTATACCGGCAGGAACAAACAGAAATATAACTCTTAACTTGTCGGAGTTCCGACAACCCGATTGGGTGCAATGGGAAGCCAGCATAAGAAAAACGCTTGACAGGTCAAAAATCACAGGAATTGGTATTACTGCGGTTGATGGCGGCGCAACAACAACGGGGGCAATAAGCAGGTTGGTTTTGAATGGCGTTGTAATGAATAGTGGCAGCTCTTCAATTCGTATTCCGCAAAATACAGACAACAGATTTGGAATTTTGCTCGAAAATGCCGTAGTTTCAAATGTTGCGAAAATTAGCGTAAAAACTCCCGAACAAGCAACAATAAACCTACGAATTTTCGACAATTTGGGCAATGTTGTATTTTCGGCGGACAATGTAAGGGCGGGTTTGAAACCCGCCCCTACGGCAGATGGTGCAATTGTCTGGAATTTGCAAAATTTCAACGGTCGCCTTGTCGCCAACGGCGCCTACCTAATCATCGCCGAAGCAACAACCATCAGCGGCAGACGGTATTTGTATTCCGCAAGAATTGGCGTGAATAGATAAGACTATTTCAGTTGTTTTCCAAGAGCAAATCTTCGGATTTGCTCTTTTTCCATCCATTCAATACATATCTTTCAATTCCGTTAAAACAATATTCTTATCCGCCGCGGCGGCTTTGCGAAGATTATCGTCGAAACCGCTTTTGGAGAACAGAAAGAAAAATTTGTTTTTGTAGCCGTCGAATATTTCGGATTTTCTTTGCAAATTTCTTAAAACTTCGATATCTACTAAAGAATTTGTGAATTTACACTCCGCAAATAACGCGCTGTCTTGCCGAGTGGTCATTATATCTATCTCTTCTTGTAAGCGAGTTTTTGGATTTGTCCCCCACCATCGACCGACATTACCGATAAAAAACGGGAGCGCGCCGCGCTTTGCCTGAACAGACAACCATTGCAAACATATATCCTCAAAAATATATCCCATATACGCGTTAAGATGGCGGTCGATTTCGTTGTCATAAACGTCGCCGCCAAGCCCTGCGTTAATCGCGCTGACGTTTTGAAAAACAAAGCGATACCAAAATCTGAACATAAAATCTTCGAGTTTGTAAATACTTCGTTTGCTCACAGTTTCGCCAAACGGGAGTTCTTTTTTTACTAATCCAAGCGCAATCAAGGAATTCAGATATTTGGAACATTTATTGCTCTCCAATCCCGACTTTACAGCTATCTCGTTTAGTCGCGAAGCGCCGCCGGCTATCGACTCAATAATTACGTTATATGTAGATGGTTCGCGCAATTCCTGTTTTATTAAGTTCGACGGTTCTTCAAAAAAATGACCCGATGTGCTAAGAAACATATCTATAATATTTTCACGCACGTTTTTTTGCGGATTGATTTTACAAAGATACTCGGGAATACCGCCTGTTATTCCATACAGAACCGCTTTATCGACAGTTGCAAAACTCGTGAAAAACGGAAACGCTTCAAAAAAAGTAAACGGGCGTATTTTAAACTGCGCAGTGCGACGACCGTAAAGCGGACTTTTGTAGCCGAGAACTTGACTTTCCATAAAACTCATACTTGAACCGCACAATATAAGCATCAATTTAGAATTGTCTTTTTTATGGTCTATCATAATTTGAAGTAAAGACGAAATACCGCGATACGATTGCGCAAGATACGGATACTCGTCAATCACTAAAACAAGTCGCTCGTTGCCTGCAAGTTCAAAAATCGCCTCTAATGCGCTTTCGTAATCGCTGAATATCGGCGCGTTGCTTTTACCGCCGATACACCTGCTGAAAGATAGCAAATTATCTGCCGCAGTGCTTTCGTTTGCAGCAAAAAACACAGATTTTTTATTCTTGACAAACTCTCGTATAAGCGTGGTTTTTCCTACGCGCCGCCGCCCGTAAATCACAGCAAATTCAAATTTGTTGCTATTAAACATCTCGTCTAATCGCTCCATCTCCGCATTTCGTCCGTAAAAAGCCATAATATGCTCCTTTTGCAATTGTTATACTCGTAAGTTTGCAACTCGTAAGTAGAATATACGTTGCGCCCAAAGAAAAAATCAATAGTTTTCGATGTTTTTCGTTTTTTTTCCTCATTTTCCTAAGCGCAATATATTATTTTATTGCCACATCTAAGGAGAAAAAATGAAACCGACGATAAAAAAAGACTTTGGCTTCTATTCGATACTTACCGACCCGACCCTCGGATATGATTATTTGGCGAATTTACTTGTTGAGCGCGAAGTCGCGTTTTTGCAACTGCGGATGAAAGACGAGGACAAGTTCAAAATACTTAAAACCGCTGAAAATATCCGAAAAATAACGCAGAATTCCAAAACGCTTTTTATTATGAACGATTTTATTGATATTGCAAAGGATTGCGGGGCGGACGGCGTTCATTTGGGACAGGACGACGAAAAATGCGATACGGCGCGCGACATTCTCGGAGAAAACGCGATTATCGGCTTATCGACCCACAATATAAATCAGACGAAAGCGGCGCAGAGCGAAAAAATCGATTATATCGGAATAGGTCCCGTCTATAAAACGCCGACAAAAAATATCCCCGACCCCGTGCTTGGACTGGAAAAGATGAAGGAGATGATCGACGCCTCGGCGCTTCCGGCAGTTTGTATCGGCGGCATAGATTTGGAGAGAATTAAAGAGGTAATGCAGGCGGGTGCGAAGAATTTTTGCGTGGTCAGATTGCTCAATAAATCGGACGATCCGAAAAGAACTTTGCGCGAAATACTAAAAATTCGTGATTTTTTTGCAAATTAGTATTACATTTTATTATATTTGAGGCTATAATTTTGTTATTTTGGTTTGTTTGCTGTTAAATATTGAAAGGAAGAGACTTATGTCCGACAAAAAATCCGCCGATGGCAATGAATTGACAGGAAAATACTTAACTTTTGTTTTAGGCAGCGGCGAGTATGCCATAGGTCTGCTCAAAGTTCAACAGGTTATTCAGATGCAACCGATGACGCGCATTCCTAAAGCGCCGAAATTCATTAACGGTCTCGTAAACCTTCGCGGAAAGGTAATTCCCACCCTTAATCTTCACAGTAAATTCAGTATGCAAATGCCCGAACAAACAAGCCGAACTTGTATTGTGATAGTCGAGATTTCCGACAAAGGGAGCAATCTTACCGTAGGAATTATTTTTGACGAAGTAAAAGAAGTAATGGAAGTTACCGCCGAAATGCTTACCGACACACCTGCTAAAACCGAGCAGTTGAGCAGTAGTGCAAAACACATTGTAGGCGCGTTCAAAGTGGGTAAAAAAGTACGCTTTATCTTGGATTTGGACGAAATTTTAAGCGTGGACGAGGTAGCGGCACTCAGAAAAACTATATGACGCCATATAAAGAGTACAGGAGAAAATTATGTTTAACGGCATAGTTCCATATACGCTCAATCCGGGACAAGTTCATCTTGTCAAAGAAACGGGATACATAAGAACCGTTGTAGGGAGTGCTGTGTCAATTTGTATATGGGACGAAGATTTACAATACGCTTGTATGTGTCATTTTGTATTTCCAAGTCCTGCTCCCGGTGATACGCCGAGCGGACTTTACGCCACAGAATCAATTCCGACAATGCTTAAAGCGCTGAGTAGCGCGGGCTCTAAAAGACGCTCGCTTTCGGCACACATTTTGGGCGGAGCAAGCCCATCAATTAACGTTGACCCCACGGCAGAAGCAAACGTCGATACGGCGCGAGCAATTTTATATCAAAACCGAATTCCCGTAATTTGCGAAGACGTCGGCGGAAACGTCGGACGAAAAATCGTGTTTAACGCAGAAAACGGAAATGTTGCAGTTGTAAAAGTAAGAAAACTAAGAGATGGAGATTGGAACAGTGATTTTTAAGAAAACAAGAATTTTAATTGTGGATGATTCGGCGTTGGTAAGACGCGTGCTTTCCCGCGAACTCGAAAAAGAGACGAGCTTTGAAATAGTAGGTCTTGCGCCCGACCCGTATGTTGCGCGCGACATAATAGCGAAAGACAAGCCCGACGTTATGATTTTGGACATCGAAATGCCGCGAATGGACGGTATAACCTTTTTGCGCAAAATGATGCAGAGTTTGCCCATTCCTACTATCATTGTGTCGTCGCTTGCTCAGAAGGGCTCGCAAATTGCGTTAGAAGCAATGCGTTGCGGCGCTGTCGAAGTAGTAGCAAAACCGTGCGAAGCATACTCAATAGAAGAAGTTATCCCCGACCTTATACGCAAAATAAAATCGGCGGCAATGGTTAACGTCGGAAAAATTCAAATGCAGGCAGGCGCGAGTTCTTTCGCAAAAATTACATCTTTCACGGCGACAACAAACAAAATTTTAGTTATAGGAAGTTCGACAGGCGGCACGGTCGCGCTCGAAAAAATACTTCCGACGCTTCCCAGAAATTGCCCGGGAACGCTCATTGTTCAGCATATTCCTGCTGGTTTCTCGCGCTCACTCGCCGAGCGTTTGAATACAACCTGCGACGTAAGAATAAAGGAAGCTGAAAACGGCGACAGTGTAGTGCCGGGACAGGTACTTATTGCTCCCGGCGGTTATCATATGTGGCTTAAACGCGACGGTGGGCGCTACGAAGTAAAAATCGGATTAGGCGACCCTGTGCATTATCAAAGACCTGCGGTTGAACATTTGTTTAACTCAACGGCGGAGCAGGCGGGCAAATCGGCGGTCGGCATAATTCTTACGGGAATGGGAGCAGACGGTGCCGAGGGACTTTTGAAAATGAGAAACGCAGGCGCGCGAACCATAGCGCAAGACGAAGCAACTTCGGTAGTTTGGGGAATGCCGGGCGCCGCAGTAAAAATAAACGCCGCAGAATTTATATTGCCGCTCGACAAAGTCATCCCGAAAGCGTTGGATTTACTGAAATAAAATGTGCAAATTACAGAAAAAAATGAACGTAGGGGCGGGTTTGAAACCCGCCCGTACATAATATAGAATATAGAAAAACAGAACAGAAAACAAATAAAGAAAGAGGTGTAAATGGGTTGGTTCAGCCACAAAAAAGAGGAAACCGTGAATGAGGTTATTTGGACAAAATGTTCAAAATGCAACAAATCGGTTTTCCACGACACTTGGATAGAGAACGACAAAGTTTGCCCGAAATGCGGATTTCACGACCGCCTGAACGCTTGGGAGCGTATAGAACTTCTGCTCGACAAAGGCAGTTTTAAGGAGACGGAAGCGTCAATCACGCCTGCCGACCCGCTTGGATTTGTCGATTCAAAAGCGTCTTACACCGAACGAATAAGCGCCGCAAAAAAGCAGACGGGGCTTAAAGAGTCCGTTATTACGGGAACTGGGCTTATGGACGGGCGCAATGTAGCCGTCGCTGTTATGGATTTTCGCTTTTTGGGCGGAAGTCTTGGAAGCGGAACGGGCGAAAAAATCTACAGAATTGCAATTAAAGCATACGAGCAAAATATACCGCTGATTGTAGTTTCGGCTTCGGGCGGCGCAAGAATGCAGGAAGGAATTTTGTCGCTTATGCAAATGGCGAAAACCTGCGGCGCAATTTCGATGCTCAACGAAAAAAACATTCCTTATATATCGGTTTTAACAGACCCGACGACGGGCGGCGTTTCGGCAAGTTATGCAATGGTCGGCGACGTAAATATCGCCGAAAAAGGCGCGCTGATTGCCTTTGCGGGAAGACGAGTTGTAGAAAACACCATTAAACAAAAATTGCCCGATGATTTCCAGACCTCGGAATACTTGCTTGAACACGGATTTGTCGATAGAGTTGTCGCAAGAGGCGATATGAAAAGAACAATTTCCGAAATTTTATCATTTTACAATCGAAACGCGGGGTAAATAATGGCAAAAACAGAAAAAAATACGGCGCAAACTACCGAAACACAAGTCGAGGCGGCGCAAGAAAAGAAAGCGGAAACCAAAGTTCCAAATACAAATTCGTCTTGGGAAGCGTGTTTAATGGCTCGAA
The Chitinivibrionia bacterium genome window above contains:
- a CDS encoding ATP-binding protein, whose product is MAFYGRNAEMERLDEMFNSNKFEFAVIYGRRRVGKTTLIREFVKNKKSVFFAANESTAADNLLSFSRCIGGKSNAPIFSDYESALEAIFELAGNERLVLVIDEYPYLAQSYRGISSLLQIMIDHKKDNSKLMLILCGSSMSFMESQVLGYKSPLYGRRTAQFKIRPFTFFEAFPFFTSFATVDKAVLYGITGGIPEYLCKINPQKNVRENIIDMFLSTSGHFFEEPSNLIKQELREPSTYNVIIESIAGGASRLNEIAVKSGLESNKCSKYLNSLIALGLVKKELPFGETVSKRSIYKLEDFMFRFWYRFVFQNVSAINAGLGGDVYDNEIDRHLNAYMGYIFEDICLQWLSVQAKRGALPFFIGNVGRWWGTNPKTRLQEEIDIMTTRQDSALFAECKFTNSLVDIEVLRNLQRKSEIFDGYKNKFFFLFSKSGFDDNLRKAAAADKNIVLTELKDMY
- the thiE gene encoding thiamine phosphate synthase; protein product: MKPTIKKDFGFYSILTDPTLGYDYLANLLVEREVAFLQLRMKDEDKFKILKTAENIRKITQNSKTLFIMNDFIDIAKDCGADGVHLGQDDEKCDTARDILGENAIIGLSTHNINQTKAAQSEKIDYIGIGPVYKTPTKNIPDPVLGLEKMKEMIDASALPAVCIGGIDLERIKEVMQAGAKNFCVVRLLNKSDDPKRTLREILKIRDFFAN
- a CDS encoding chemotaxis protein CheW, giving the protein MSDKKSADGNELTGKYLTFVLGSGEYAIGLLKVQQVIQMQPMTRIPKAPKFINGLVNLRGKVIPTLNLHSKFSMQMPEQTSRTCIVIVEISDKGSNLTVGIIFDEVKEVMEVTAEMLTDTPAKTEQLSSSAKHIVGAFKVGKKVRFILDLDEILSVDEVAALRKTI
- a CDS encoding chemotaxis protein CheD, yielding MFNGIVPYTLNPGQVHLVKETGYIRTVVGSAVSICIWDEDLQYACMCHFVFPSPAPGDTPSGLYATESIPTMLKALSSAGSKRRSLSAHILGGASPSINVDPTAEANVDTARAILYQNRIPVICEDVGGNVGRKIVFNAENGNVAVVKVRKLRDGDWNSDF
- a CDS encoding chemotaxis response regulator protein-glutamate methylesterase; the encoded protein is MFKKTRILIVDDSALVRRVLSRELEKETSFEIVGLAPDPYVARDIIAKDKPDVMILDIEMPRMDGITFLRKMMQSLPIPTIIVSSLAQKGSQIALEAMRCGAVEVVAKPCEAYSIEEVIPDLIRKIKSAAMVNVGKIQMQAGASSFAKITSFTATTNKILVIGSSTGGTVALEKILPTLPRNCPGTLIVQHIPAGFSRSLAERLNTTCDVRIKEAENGDSVVPGQVLIAPGGYHMWLKRDGGRYEVKIGLGDPVHYQRPAVEHLFNSTAEQAGKSAVGIILTGMGADGAEGLLKMRNAGARTIAQDEATSVVWGMPGAAVKINAAEFILPLDKVIPKALDLLK
- the accD gene encoding acetyl-CoA carboxylase, carboxyltransferase subunit beta; translation: MGWFSHKKEETVNEVIWTKCSKCNKSVFHDTWIENDKVCPKCGFHDRLNAWERIELLLDKGSFKETEASITPADPLGFVDSKASYTERISAAKKQTGLKESVITGTGLMDGRNVAVAVMDFRFLGGSLGSGTGEKIYRIAIKAYEQNIPLIVVSASGGARMQEGILSLMQMAKTCGAISMLNEKNIPYISVLTDPTTGGVSASYAMVGDVNIAEKGALIAFAGRRVVENTIKQKLPDDFQTSEYLLEHGFVDRVVARGDMKRTISEILSFYNRNAG